A single genomic interval of Nostoc commune NIES-4072 harbors:
- a CDS encoding NAD(P)/FAD-dependent oxidoreductase: MLRLTEVKLPLDHPEDAIKTAILKKLQITDEDLISYSIFKRSYDARKKGEITLVYILDVETTQETHLLKRLKKDPHVMVTPDMSYRPVAKPPSNLAIRPIVIGTGPCGLFAGLMLAQMGFCPIILERGKQVRDRTADTFGFWKKKSDFNPESNAQFGEGGAGTFSDGKLYSQVKDPQHYGRKVLTELVNAGASPEILYINKPHIGTFKLVGIVQSMRAKIESLGGEIRFQSRVEDINIENGQVRGVTLASGEYIASDYVVLAVGHSARDTFQMLFDRGVYIEPKPFSIGFRVEHPQTLIDQCRFGPQAGHKLLGAADYKLVHHCQNGRSVYSFCMCPGGLVVAAASEPGRVVTNGMSQYSRNERNANSAIVVGITPEDYPGNALAGIDFQRRLEERAFELGGGTYEAPGQLVGDFLNHRPSTAFGTVKPSYTPGVHLGDLSESLPDYAIAAIREALPAFDKQIKGFAMDDAVLTGVETRTSSPIRIKRKEDYQSLNTLGLYPAGEGAGYAGGILSAGIDGIKVAEAVALSILRNCERKI; encoded by the coding sequence ATGTTACGACTAACTGAAGTAAAGCTCCCGCTTGATCATCCTGAAGATGCGATCAAGACTGCCATCCTTAAAAAGCTGCAAATCACGGACGAAGATTTGATCAGCTATTCTATCTTCAAGCGTAGCTATGATGCCCGTAAAAAAGGAGAGATTACCCTTGTTTATATTCTGGATGTAGAAACGACTCAGGAAACTCATCTACTCAAGCGCCTGAAAAAAGATCCTCATGTAATGGTCACGCCAGATATGAGTTATCGCCCAGTGGCAAAACCACCGAGCAATTTGGCGATTCGCCCCATCGTCATTGGTACTGGGCCTTGTGGATTATTTGCGGGTTTGATGCTGGCGCAAATGGGCTTTTGTCCCATCATTTTAGAACGTGGAAAACAAGTTCGCGATCGCACTGCTGATACTTTTGGCTTTTGGAAGAAAAAATCAGACTTCAACCCCGAATCTAATGCCCAGTTTGGCGAAGGTGGGGCGGGTACATTCTCCGATGGTAAACTCTACAGCCAAGTCAAAGATCCTCAGCATTATGGACGCAAGGTGCTAACCGAACTCGTCAATGCGGGAGCCTCACCGGAAATTCTCTACATCAACAAACCGCATATCGGCACTTTTAAACTGGTGGGAATCGTCCAAAGTATGCGTGCCAAAATCGAATCTCTCGGCGGTGAAATTCGCTTTCAAAGTCGGGTGGAAGATATCAACATCGAAAATGGACAGGTGCGGGGAGTCACCCTCGCCAGTGGGGAATATATCGCCAGCGATTATGTAGTTTTGGCGGTGGGTCATAGCGCCCGTGATACCTTCCAAATGCTATTTGATCGTGGAGTTTACATAGAGCCTAAACCTTTTTCTATTGGTTTTCGGGTCGAACATCCCCAAACTCTCATCGACCAATGCCGTTTCGGGCCTCAAGCTGGTCATAAGCTTTTAGGTGCTGCCGATTACAAACTGGTTCACCACTGCCAAAATGGTCGTTCCGTCTATAGTTTCTGTATGTGTCCGGGAGGTTTAGTGGTTGCAGCCGCGTCAGAGCCGGGGCGAGTCGTCACCAATGGAATGAGCCAATACTCTCGCAATGAGCGCAATGCCAATAGTGCGATCGTTGTGGGCATCACCCCCGAAGATTATCCGGGCAACGCCTTAGCGGGAATTGACTTCCAACGGCGTTTGGAAGAACGAGCATTTGAATTGGGTGGTGGAACTTATGAAGCTCCAGGGCAGTTGGTGGGAGACTTTCTCAACCATCGCCCCTCTACAGCATTCGGCACAGTTAAGCCGTCTTATACACCTGGGGTACATTTGGGTGATTTGAGTGAAAGTTTACCAGATTATGCGATCGCAGCCATCCGTGAAGCACTTCCCGCTTTTGACAAACAAATAAAGGGATTTGCGATGGATGATGCCGTGTTGACTGGGGTAGAAACCCGCACTTCATCACCGATTCGGATTAAACGCAAAGAGGATTATCAGAGTTTAAATACACTCGGTCTTTATCCGGCTGGTGAAGGCGCGGGATACGCCGGGGGAATCCTCTCTGCTGGTATCGATGGTATCAAGGTGGCGGAGGCGGTGGCTTTAAGTATTTTGAGGAATTGCGAGCGTAAAATCTGA
- a CDS encoding DUF3368 domain-containing protein, producing MTIVSNTSPISNLAKVGQINLLQQLYETVLIPTAVYDELLDERAGEDVITAVQSAIWLKIQVVQNQELVSELRNLINLGEAEAIALAIEVNAVRLLIDERLGRQAATDRRLRITGVFGVLLTAKRQGLITAIKPVMDDLVAKANFRVSSQLYAEVLMAANE from the coding sequence ATGACTATCGTCAGTAACACTTCGCCAATCTCGAACTTAGCAAAAGTTGGGCAAATTAATCTTTTACAACAGCTATATGAAACAGTTTTGATTCCAACTGCCGTTTATGATGAACTGCTGGATGAGCGGGCTGGAGAGGATGTCATTACAGCAGTTCAATCAGCAATTTGGCTAAAAATACAAGTAGTGCAGAACCAAGAATTAGTCAGTGAGTTGCGAAATCTGATAAATTTGGGAGAGGCTGAGGCGATCGCTCTTGCTATTGAAGTGAATGCAGTCCGATTACTAATTGATGAGCGTTTGGGTAGACAAGCGGCAACAGATCGGAGATTGAGAATTACTGGGGTATTTGGTGTTCTGCTGACGGCAAAACGACAAGGGTTAATCACAGCAATTAAACCTGTGATGGATGATTTAGTTGCCAAGGCAAATTTTCGGGTCAGCAGTCAACTATATGCAGAAGTTTTAATGGCAGCGAATGAATAG
- a CDS encoding UPF0175 family protein: MSLAVLDDIIEASGLPEREFLLEIVIMLFQRDKISLGKASELLGMHRMQFQKLLADRGICVHYDVAEFQEDLKTLQE, translated from the coding sequence ATGAGTCTGGCAGTTTTGGACGATATCATCGAAGCTAGTGGCTTACCAGAACGCGAATTCTTGTTGGAAATTGTGATTATGCTATTCCAACGGGACAAAATAAGCTTAGGAAAAGCTAGTGAATTGCTCGGAATGCATCGGATGCAGTTTCAAAAATTACTGGCTGATCGGGGCATTTGTGTTCATTATGATGTAGCTGAATTTCAGGAAGACCTCAAAACATTGCAGGAATAA
- a CDS encoding THUMP domain-containing class I SAM-dependent RNA methyltransferase — protein sequence MNQYFATVARGLETLAAQELEQLGAHSVEPGFCGVAFEGDRTLLYRVNLWARLPFRILVNIHEFPCLDAKDLYHGIQSINWQNYLTPDMTLAVNVTGKNDRLNHSHFTSLQVKNAIVDQQKENLGERSNVELHAPDVRVNVHIERDNCTVKLDSSGNSLHRRGYRPAVGAAPLKESLAAALIQLSGWEPNQMFYDPLCGSGTLPLEASLKALNIAPGLFRESFGFENWLDFDLSLLEKLLQEAKDSQLDTLPAPIWGSDRDENIIEQAINNAQNCGVDNHVWFSQMELADVVAPADSGILFCNPPYGERLGRDSDLGSFYKLLGDVLKQRFKGWTAFVLSGNKELSQSIGLKSSKRIAVYNGTLPCQLMKYELY from the coding sequence ATGAATCAGTATTTTGCAACGGTTGCTCGCGGATTAGAAACCCTCGCGGCTCAAGAGTTAGAGCAGCTAGGCGCTCATTCAGTAGAGCCTGGGTTTTGCGGTGTAGCCTTTGAGGGCGATCGCACTCTACTTTATCGCGTCAATCTCTGGGCTAGGCTGCCGTTCCGAATCTTGGTGAATATCCATGAGTTTCCATGCCTTGATGCCAAGGATCTCTATCACGGTATCCAGAGTATCAATTGGCAAAACTATTTAACGCCAGACATGACTTTGGCGGTGAATGTCACAGGCAAAAATGATCGCCTCAACCACAGCCACTTCACATCTCTCCAGGTCAAAAATGCGATCGTTGACCAACAGAAAGAAAACCTGGGTGAGCGTTCAAATGTAGAGCTTCATGCCCCAGATGTGCGGGTCAATGTTCATATTGAACGTGATAATTGTACCGTTAAACTCGACAGTTCTGGAAATAGTCTGCATCGCCGAGGCTACCGTCCTGCGGTTGGAGCAGCCCCTCTAAAGGAATCTTTAGCTGCTGCCTTGATTCAACTTTCGGGTTGGGAGCCAAACCAGATGTTCTACGATCCTCTTTGTGGCTCTGGCACTTTACCTCTCGAAGCTAGCTTAAAGGCACTGAATATCGCACCAGGACTGTTTCGTGAATCCTTTGGATTTGAAAATTGGCTCGATTTTGATTTATCCCTTTTAGAAAAGCTGCTGCAAGAAGCTAAGGATAGCCAACTAGATACCCTGCCTGCACCTATTTGGGGAAGCGATCGCGATGAAAATATAATCGAGCAAGCGATTAATAATGCTCAAAACTGCGGCGTTGATAACCATGTATGGTTTTCTCAAATGGAGCTTGCTGATGTTGTTGCCCCCGCAGACAGTGGGATTTTATTCTGCAATCCACCCTATGGCGAACGGCTGGGGCGAGATAGCGATTTAGGGTCATTTTACAAACTTTTGGGCGATGTGCTAAAACAACGCTTCAAAGGCTGGACTGCCTTTGTCCTGAGTGGCAACAAGGAACTGTCCCAATCGATTGGGCTAAAATCATCCAAGCGAATTGCAGTGTACAACGGAACGTTGCCCTGTCAGTTAATGAAATATGAGTTGTATTAA
- a CDS encoding UTP--glucose-1-phosphate uridylyltransferase: MQKNKVRKAVIPVAGFGTRLFPATKVVKKELFPIIDRDGRAKPVILAIIEEAMSAGITEVGIVVQPDDKEIFEDLLKNPPKKELLNKLSPQNQEYSRYIEDLGSKITILLQEEQLGYGHAVFCAKDWVQNEPFLLMLGDHIYASDIDKSCASQLLNVYEQVNQSVVSLTTTPAENLHTSGCVTGVWQELNSILEVTQLYEKPTIEYAQQYLRVQGMAENEFLCIFGLYLLTPKIFDFLAEHINQNFRERGEFQLTSCLDRLRQEERMTGYVVKGKCFDTGLPDTYRQTMIDFKKL; this comes from the coding sequence ATGCAGAAAAATAAAGTTAGAAAAGCTGTGATTCCGGTAGCTGGTTTTGGGACTCGATTGTTTCCAGCTACTAAAGTTGTGAAAAAAGAACTTTTTCCGATTATTGATCGAGATGGTAGGGCAAAACCTGTGATTTTAGCAATTATTGAAGAAGCAATGAGTGCTGGAATTACAGAAGTGGGGATTGTGGTACAGCCGGATGACAAAGAAATATTTGAAGATTTATTGAAAAACCCACCTAAAAAAGAACTTTTAAATAAACTTTCACCGCAAAATCAAGAATATAGCCGATATATTGAAGATTTAGGTAGCAAAATTACGATTTTATTGCAAGAGGAGCAATTAGGTTATGGTCATGCGGTATTTTGTGCCAAAGATTGGGTGCAAAATGAGCCGTTTTTGCTAATGTTGGGCGACCACATTTATGCATCTGATATTGACAAATCTTGTGCTAGTCAACTTTTAAATGTTTATGAACAAGTTAATCAAAGCGTTGTTAGCTTAACTACAACGCCAGCAGAAAATCTTCATACATCTGGATGTGTAACAGGAGTTTGGCAAGAGTTAAACTCGATTCTGGAAGTTACACAACTCTATGAAAAACCTACCATTGAGTATGCACAACAATATTTACGTGTACAGGGAATGGCAGAAAATGAGTTTTTATGTATATTTGGTTTGTATTTACTAACGCCAAAAATTTTTGATTTTTTAGCAGAACACATCAACCAAAATTTCCGAGAACGAGGCGAATTTCAGTTAACATCTTGTCTTGACAGATTACGTCAGGAAGAGAGGATGACAGGATACGTTGTTAAAGGCAAGTGTTTTGATACGGGTTTGCCAGATACTTATCGTCAGACAATGATTGATTTTAAAAAATTATAG
- the hemW gene encoding radical SAM family heme chaperone HemW, with protein sequence MSQKFSISGIASSAYVHIPFCRRRCFYCDFPVSVVGDRLRGETSGTISQYVEVLCQEIAITPALAQPLKTIFFGGGTPSLLSIEQLQRIVKELEKHFGIASGAEISMEIDPATFDLAHIAGYRNVGVNRVSLGVQAFQSELLQRAGRSHSVEDIFAAVELIHQVEIPEFSLDLISGLPHQSLDQWQDSLLKAIALLPTHISIYDLTIEPGTAFGRYYKPGDTPLPTDEATVKMYQMGQQVLTSAGYEHYEISNYAQPGHQCRHNRVYWENRPYYGFGMGAASYVDGKRFTRPRKTREYYQWVEAGGVIDCDVTSPKEVLLETLMLGLRLAEGVSLAVLAEGFGEEKVEKICRCLRSYFDQGWVEVAEGRLRLIDPQGFLFSNVVLAELFEKLE encoded by the coding sequence ATGAGTCAAAAATTTAGTATTTCTGGAATTGCGAGTTCTGCGTATGTGCATATTCCCTTTTGCAGACGGCGGTGTTTTTATTGTGATTTTCCGGTGTCTGTTGTGGGCGATCGCTTGCGGGGCGAAACATCTGGTACTATCTCCCAATATGTTGAGGTGCTATGTCAAGAAATTGCCATTACACCAGCATTGGCTCAACCCCTGAAGACAATTTTCTTCGGCGGTGGTACTCCTTCGCTGCTATCAATAGAGCAGCTACAACGGATAGTAAAAGAACTAGAGAAGCATTTTGGTATTGCGTCTGGGGCAGAAATTTCGATGGAAATTGACCCAGCCACCTTTGATTTAGCCCATATAGCAGGCTATCGCAATGTTGGCGTGAACCGGGTAAGTTTAGGTGTACAAGCCTTTCAATCAGAATTATTGCAAAGGGCGGGGCGATCGCACTCAGTTGAAGATATTTTTGCAGCTGTGGAACTAATCCACCAAGTCGAGATTCCCGAATTTAGCTTAGACTTAATTTCTGGGTTGCCGCATCAGTCTTTGGATCAATGGCAAGATTCCCTCTTAAAAGCGATCGCACTTTTACCCACTCACATTTCTATCTACGATCTTACCATCGAACCAGGTACAGCCTTTGGTCGTTACTACAAACCTGGCGATACTCCTTTGCCTACGGATGAAGCTACAGTCAAAATGTACCAGATGGGGCAGCAGGTTTTGACTAGTGCAGGTTATGAGCATTATGAAATTTCTAATTATGCTCAACCTGGTCATCAGTGTCGGCATAATCGAGTTTATTGGGAAAACCGCCCTTACTATGGCTTTGGTATGGGTGCGGCGAGTTATGTTGACGGGAAACGCTTCACTCGTCCCCGTAAAACTAGGGAGTATTACCAGTGGGTAGAAGCTGGCGGTGTAATTGATTGTGATGTGACTTCCCCAAAGGAAGTATTGTTAGAAACGTTAATGTTGGGGTTGCGTTTGGCGGAAGGTGTGAGTTTGGCAGTGTTGGCCGAGGGGTTTGGGGAAGAGAAGGTGGAGAAAATTTGCAGGTGTTTGCGATCATATTTTGATCAAGGTTGGGTGGAAGTTGCAGAGGGAAGGTTGCGTTTGATTGATCCCCAAGGGTTTTTGTTTTCTAATGTGGTGTTAGCAGAGTTGTTTGAGAAGTTGGAGTGA
- a CDS encoding PIN/TRAM domain-containing protein, with translation MLDAIIIFSFILAASGIGFYSIELLPNGTLDQVTNLEALRLVVAVFAAIIGGAIGLSFQTTYRRLESQIKEMPLEVILTRAIGLVIGLLLANLMLAPLFLLPIPADFGFIKPLVAVVGSIILSVTGMNLADTHGRGLLRFINPNTVESMVVEGTLKPANTKVLDTSCIIDGRIEALLETGFLEGQILVPQFVLQELQQVADASKDQKRVRGRRGLEILNRIKEEYPDRIVINTIDYEDIPTVDAKLVRFAQEINGTLLTNDYNLSKVASVQKVPVLNVNDLVNAVRPSYLPGDNLDLKILKEGKEPSQGIGYLDDGTMVVVEEGSSYVGGELRVVVTSALQTTAGRMIFAKPQASALA, from the coding sequence ATGCTTGACGCCATTATTATTTTCTCATTTATTCTGGCAGCGTCGGGAATAGGGTTCTACAGCATTGAACTACTGCCCAATGGCACACTAGATCAGGTAACAAATCTTGAAGCTTTACGCTTAGTTGTTGCCGTCTTTGCGGCTATTATTGGTGGTGCGATCGGGCTGAGTTTTCAGACGACATATCGTCGCCTAGAATCACAAATCAAAGAAATGCCTCTGGAAGTGATTTTAACTCGTGCGATCGGCTTAGTGATTGGGCTATTACTAGCTAACCTGATGCTAGCCCCACTATTTTTGCTACCCATCCCGGCAGATTTTGGATTTATTAAGCCATTGGTGGCAGTTGTTGGTAGTATTATCCTCTCCGTGACTGGCATGAATTTGGCAGACACCCACGGGCGAGGGTTATTACGGTTTATTAATCCCAACACCGTCGAATCGATGGTAGTGGAAGGTACGCTAAAACCCGCCAATACTAAAGTTTTAGACACCAGCTGCATTATCGATGGTCGCATTGAAGCATTACTAGAAACAGGGTTTTTGGAAGGGCAAATTCTTGTACCGCAGTTTGTCTTGCAAGAACTCCAACAAGTAGCGGATGCTAGTAAAGACCAAAAGCGGGTGCGGGGAAGACGAGGACTAGAAATTCTCAACCGCATTAAAGAAGAATATCCCGATCGCATCGTGATTAATACAATTGACTACGAAGATATTCCTACAGTTGATGCCAAGTTGGTGCGCTTTGCCCAAGAAATTAACGGTACATTGTTAACCAATGACTACAATTTGTCTAAAGTCGCTAGCGTCCAGAAAGTACCTGTTTTAAATGTAAATGATTTAGTGAACGCCGTCCGTCCCAGTTATTTACCAGGTGACAACCTGGATTTGAAAATTCTCAAGGAAGGCAAAGAACCCAGTCAAGGCATTGGCTACCTAGATGACGGCACAATGGTAGTCGTTGAAGAAGGCAGCAGTTATGTGGGTGGTGAACTGCGAGTAGTAGTTACTAGTGCTTTGCAAACCACCGCAGGAAGAATGATTTTTGCCAAACCCCAAGCTTCCGCATTGGCGTGA
- the gloA2 gene encoding SMU1112c/YaeR family gloxylase I-like metalloprotein, giving the protein MKTTGIHHVAIICSDYNRSKKFYVEVLGFPIIQETFRAERNSYKLDLRVGENAQIELFSFPNPPERPSKPEACGLRHLAFKVDDVEETVFYLKSKGIEVENIRVDEITNKKFTFFKDPDNLPLEIYENSYI; this is encoded by the coding sequence ATGAAAACCACTGGTATTCATCATGTAGCTATTATTTGTTCTGACTACAATCGCTCCAAAAAATTTTATGTAGAAGTTTTAGGATTTCCGATTATTCAAGAGACTTTTCGCGCTGAGAGAAATTCTTATAAATTAGATTTACGAGTTGGAGAAAATGCTCAAATAGAGCTATTTTCTTTCCCAAATCCTCCAGAACGGCCGAGTAAACCAGAGGCTTGTGGTTTAAGACATCTTGCTTTTAAAGTTGATGATGTTGAGGAAACTGTTTTTTATTTAAAATCGAAAGGAATAGAGGTAGAAAATATCAGAGTTGATGAAATTACAAATAAAAAATTTACTTTTTTTAAAGACCCAGATAATTTGCCATTAGAGATTTATGAAAATTCTTATATATAA